A single region of the Mycobacterium lentiflavum genome encodes:
- a CDS encoding cytochrome c oxidase assembly protein has product MTVGQSTAKARELVWPLLTGVAMLAGCTAAGIGALSLADALTATGLPNPGPATTLGLPFVRAAGEIAAVLAVGSFLCAAFLVPPQSSGVLDAGGYRALRLGTVASGVWAVCAALLIPLTISDVSGHRLAEMLDPVRLWSLASLVNTASSWRWTAFLAAGVTLASLAVLRWSWTPLLLAGSLITLIPLGLTGHSSAGGSHDLATNSLLIHLVGASLWAGGLLALLAHALRGGDHLALAARRFSVIALWCWVAMALSGVMNALVRVLPSDLLTTTYGRLVLAKFVALCALGVLGWRQRRTGVVALQRDPTSRSALIRLALVEAVLFSVTFGIAVGLGRTPPPPPPIRLPSIPEAEIGYDFDGPPTVARILLDWRFDLIFGTAAIILAALYVAAVLRLRRRGDHWPSGRILAWLLGCLTLLFVTSSGVGRYMPAMFSMHMAAHMGLSMLVPILLVLGAPVSLALRALPAAGRDDPPAMREWLLAALHSRLSRVLTNPIVATVLFVAGFYGLYFGSIFNDAVGSHAGHLAMNVHFLVSGYLFYWVVIGVDPTPRPIPPLAKVGVVFASLPMHAFFGVELMGTPTVLGEAYYRSLGLSWHTDLLGDQRLGGGIAWAAGEVPLVIVMLALLAQWARSDARTARRLDRAADRDDDADLTAYNAMLAELARGPKPASQGPASPDPRA; this is encoded by the coding sequence ATGACGGTTGGCCAGTCCACAGCCAAGGCCAGGGAGCTGGTGTGGCCGCTGCTTACCGGCGTCGCGATGCTGGCCGGCTGCACGGCCGCCGGCATCGGGGCGTTGTCGTTGGCCGATGCGCTGACGGCCACCGGACTGCCGAATCCGGGCCCGGCGACCACCCTAGGCCTGCCGTTTGTCCGGGCGGCGGGCGAGATCGCCGCGGTACTGGCGGTGGGGTCGTTTCTCTGCGCGGCGTTTCTGGTGCCGCCGCAAAGCTCCGGCGTGCTCGACGCCGGCGGTTACCGGGCGCTGCGGCTCGGGACGGTCGCGTCCGGCGTGTGGGCGGTGTGCGCCGCGCTGCTGATTCCGCTCACCATTTCCGACGTCTCCGGTCATCGGTTGGCCGAGATGCTCGATCCTGTGCGGCTCTGGTCGTTGGCGAGCCTGGTCAACACCGCCTCCTCGTGGCGCTGGACGGCGTTCCTGGCCGCCGGCGTCACGCTGGCCAGCTTGGCGGTGCTGCGCTGGTCGTGGACGCCGCTGTTGCTGGCCGGTTCGTTGATCACGTTGATCCCGCTGGGGCTGACCGGCCACTCGTCGGCCGGCGGCTCGCATGACCTGGCCACCAACAGCCTGCTGATCCACCTCGTCGGCGCGAGCCTGTGGGCCGGTGGGCTGCTGGCCCTGCTGGCGCACGCGCTGCGCGGCGGTGACCACCTGGCCCTTGCGGCCCGGCGGTTCTCGGTGATTGCGTTGTGGTGCTGGGTCGCGATGGCGCTCAGCGGAGTGATGAACGCCCTGGTGCGGGTGTTGCCGTCGGACTTGCTGACCACCACTTACGGGCGGCTGGTGCTGGCCAAGTTCGTCGCGCTGTGTGCACTGGGCGTGCTGGGCTGGCGCCAGCGCCGCACTGGAGTCGTTGCGCTGCAACGTGATCCCACTTCACGCAGCGCCCTGATCCGGCTCGCGCTCGTCGAGGCGGTCCTGTTCAGCGTGACGTTCGGCATCGCTGTCGGGCTGGGCCGCACCCCCCCGCCACCACCGCCGATCCGGCTGCCGTCGATTCCCGAGGCCGAAATCGGTTACGACTTCGATGGCCCGCCGACGGTGGCGCGCATCCTGCTGGATTGGCGTTTCGATCTAATCTTCGGCACGGCGGCAATCATTTTGGCCGCGCTGTATGTCGCCGCTGTGCTGCGGCTGCGCCGGCGTGGCGACCACTGGCCCTCCGGCCGGATCCTGGCCTGGCTGCTGGGCTGCCTGACCCTGCTGTTCGTGACGTCGTCCGGGGTCGGCCGCTACATGCCGGCCATGTTCAGCATGCACATGGCCGCGCACATGGGGCTGTCGATGCTGGTACCGATCCTGCTGGTGCTGGGGGCGCCGGTCAGCCTCGCGCTGCGGGCACTGCCCGCCGCCGGCCGCGACGATCCGCCGGCCATGCGCGAATGGCTGTTGGCCGCGCTGCACAGCCGGTTGTCCCGCGTCCTGACCAATCCGATCGTGGCCACGGTGCTGTTCGTCGCGGGCTTCTACGGCCTGTACTTCGGCAGCATCTTCAACGACGCGGTGGGCAGCCATGCCGGGCACCTGGCGATGAACGTGCATTTCCTGGTCAGCGGCTACCTTTTCTACTGGGTGGTGATCGGCGTGGACCCGACGCCGCGGCCGATCCCACCGCTGGCCAAGGTGGGCGTGGTGTTCGCGTCGCTGCCCATGCATGCGTTCTTCGGCGTGGAACTGATGGGCACCCCGACCGTGCTGGGCGAGGCCTACTACCGATCGCTGGGCTTGAGTTGGCATACCGATCTGCTGGGGGATCAGCGCTTGGGCGGTGGAATCGCTTGGGCGGCAGGCGAAGTGCCGCTCGTGATCGTGATGCTCGCGTTGCTGGCGCAGTGGGCCCGCAGCGACGCGCGCACCGCGCGTCGTCTGGACCGAGCCGCCGACCGCGACGACGACGCCGATCTGACCGCGTACAACGCCATGTTGGCCGAACTGGCCCGGGGGCCGAAGCCGGCGTCGCAGGGGCCCGCGTCGCCCGATCCGCGAGCGTAA
- a CDS encoding single-stranded DNA-binding protein, producing MFETQLTVVGHIVNDLQRRNVGGQELIKFRVASNSRRRTGAGSWEPGNSLFVTVNCWGKLVTGVGAALGKGAPVIVVGHVYTSEYEDRDGNRRSSLEMRATSVGPDCSRAIVRIEKPGYAGPGAELAPAHAAEPATGDKEVESDDRAEDPGPLSLSA from the coding sequence ATGTTCGAAACCCAGCTGACCGTCGTCGGTCATATCGTCAACGATCTGCAGCGCCGCAACGTCGGCGGGCAGGAACTCATCAAGTTCCGGGTGGCCAGCAATTCCCGCCGGCGCACCGGCGCGGGGAGTTGGGAGCCGGGAAACTCGCTGTTCGTCACCGTCAACTGCTGGGGAAAGCTGGTCACCGGGGTCGGGGCTGCGCTGGGCAAGGGCGCGCCGGTGATCGTGGTGGGCCACGTGTACACCAGCGAGTACGAGGACCGCGACGGCAATCGCCGTTCGTCGCTCGAGATGCGCGCGACGTCGGTCGGCCCGGACTGCTCGCGCGCGATCGTGCGCATCGAAAAGCCCGGCTACGCCGGACCCGGCGCTGAACTGGCGCCGGCCCACGCTGCAGAGCCGGCAACCGGGGATAAGGAGGTCGAATCCGACGACCGCGCCGAGGACCCCGGCCCGCTGTCGCTGTCGGCATAG
- a CDS encoding HNH endonuclease signature motif containing protein: MSSTASPAAAVSPAERVGVLFEELAELAGQRNAIDGRIVEIVAELDRDELCGATGARSVAALVAWKLGSSSANAHTIATVARRRQEFPRCVQAMAQGRLSLDQLGVIAGSAGEGSDEHYAALAEVATVSQLRTAVKLEPRPHPGPRPKPQPSVTMTSDEQSSCWRIKLAHLDAAKFEAALACHRDALIGQWKRDHGDRQSDRRPPFPNATDAFMRLVEAGWDAEAASRPHGQHTTVVVHVDVAQRAAALHLGPLLTDAERRYLTCDAAFEVWFERDGQVIGAGRTTRQINRRLRRALEHRHPTCAVPGCGATRGLHAHHLRHWEDGGPTELSNLVLVCPYHHRLHHRGLITITGPADHLIVTDSAGRQLSSRSLARPPNRPPPAVPPCPGPTGERAHWWWYQPFHPQQPPHN, encoded by the coding sequence ATGTCTTCGACCGCATCGCCTGCCGCGGCAGTGAGCCCCGCCGAGCGTGTGGGGGTGTTGTTTGAGGAGCTAGCGGAGTTGGCGGGTCAGCGCAACGCGATCGATGGTCGCATCGTGGAGATCGTTGCCGAGCTCGACCGCGACGAGCTGTGCGGCGCGACGGGCGCGCGGTCGGTGGCGGCGTTGGTGGCCTGGAAGCTTGGCTCGTCGTCGGCAAACGCCCACACGATCGCCACGGTGGCGCGTCGGCGGCAGGAGTTTCCCCGCTGTGTGCAGGCGATGGCCCAGGGTCGGCTGTCGCTGGATCAGCTCGGCGTCATCGCGGGATCCGCCGGCGAGGGATCCGATGAGCACTACGCGGCGCTGGCCGAGGTAGCGACGGTCAGCCAATTGCGCACCGCGGTCAAGCTGGAACCGCGACCCCACCCTGGTCCTCGGCCGAAACCGCAGCCGTCGGTCACCATGACCTCCGACGAGCAGTCCAGCTGTTGGCGGATCAAACTTGCCCACCTGGACGCGGCGAAGTTCGAGGCGGCGCTGGCGTGTCATCGGGACGCGCTGATCGGCCAGTGGAAACGCGACCACGGCGACCGTCAATCAGATCGGCGGCCCCCGTTCCCGAACGCCACCGACGCGTTTATGCGTCTGGTCGAGGCCGGGTGGGATGCCGAGGCGGCCAGCCGCCCGCACGGGCAGCACACCACCGTGGTGGTCCACGTCGACGTTGCGCAACGCGCCGCGGCGCTGCACCTGGGACCGCTGCTCACCGACGCCGAACGGCGATACCTGACGTGTGATGCGGCCTTCGAGGTGTGGTTCGAACGGGACGGCCAAGTCATCGGCGCCGGTCGAACGACCCGCCAGATCAACCGACGGCTTCGCCGCGCACTCGAGCACCGCCACCCCACCTGCGCGGTCCCCGGCTGTGGGGCGACCCGCGGTTTGCACGCGCACCATCTCCGGCACTGGGAAGACGGCGGACCCACCGAGTTGTCCAACCTGGTGCTGGTATGCCCCTACCACCACCGGCTGCACCACCGCGGCCTCATCACCATCACCGGACCCGCAGACCACCTCATCGTCACCGACAGCGCCGGCCGACAGCTCAGCAGCAGATCGCTGGCGCGGCCCCCCAACCGGCCCCCGCCCGCCGTCCCACCGTGCCCCGGGCCCACCGGCGAACGCGCCCACTGGTGGTGGTATCAACCCTTTCACCCACAACAACCACCACATAACTGA
- a CDS encoding glycerol-3-phosphate 1-O-acyltransferase, with protein sequence MTQPAANTSAVLTAQDSLVLASMESGIETQLVLEWLSRQRAGNPDVTFDVLKLPPGDAPPTALNLLVDQLESGEDRSIVPVRVFWLPAPDRGRAAKLAGLLPGWDPYHPNQRRQRQILHKDRHRARVVTGEAATVSELRQQWRDTTVGGDERDFAQFVMRRAILALERAEYRILGPQYKSPRLMKPEILASTRFRAGLKKIPGATVEEAGKMLDELATGWSRVSVDLVSVLARAICRGFEPEIDYDAFQIAAMRTGLELHPAVLLFSHRSYIDGAVVPVAMQENRLPPVHVFAGINLSFGLMGPLLRRSGVIFIRRDIADNPLYKYVLREYVGYIVEKRFNLSWSIEGTRSRTGKMLPPKLGLMSYVANAYLDGRSEDILLQPVSIGFDQLHETAEYAAYARGGEKTPEGVLWLYNFIKAQGERNYGKIYVRFPEAVSMRQYLGPPHGPLAQDDDAKRLALQKMSFEVAWRILRATPVTATGLVCALLLTTRGAALTLDQLHHTLQDSLDYLERKNTPVSNSALRLRTRDGVRAAVDALSNGHPITRVDSGREPVWLIAPDKEHAAAFYRNSVIHAFLETSIVELALAHARHTEGDRMEAFWSQAMRLRDLLKFDFYFADSTAFRDNIAEEMAWHDDWEAHVATGGAAIDALLFAKRPLMSDAMLRVFFEAYEIVADVLRDAPADVGQKELTESALGVGQQYVAQTRVRSSESVSTLLFATARQVVADQDLIAAAPDLAERRIAFRRELRAILRDFGYVEHIARNQFVAREFQAREERIARPAG encoded by the coding sequence GTGACCCAACCGGCCGCAAACACCAGCGCAGTCCTGACCGCGCAAGATTCGCTGGTGTTGGCGTCGATGGAGTCCGGCATCGAGACGCAGTTGGTGTTGGAATGGCTGAGCCGGCAGCGAGCCGGCAATCCGGATGTGACATTCGATGTGCTCAAATTGCCTCCCGGCGACGCGCCGCCGACGGCGCTGAATCTGCTTGTCGACCAACTCGAGTCCGGCGAAGACCGCTCGATCGTGCCGGTGCGGGTGTTTTGGCTCCCGGCTCCCGACCGCGGTAGGGCCGCGAAGCTGGCCGGGTTGCTTCCCGGCTGGGATCCCTACCACCCCAACCAACGTCGGCAGCGCCAGATCCTGCACAAGGATCGCCACCGTGCCCGGGTGGTGACCGGCGAAGCGGCCACGGTGTCCGAACTCCGACAGCAGTGGCGCGATACCACGGTCGGCGGGGATGAGCGAGATTTCGCCCAATTCGTAATGCGCCGAGCAATTTTGGCGTTGGAGCGGGCCGAATACCGAATCCTCGGGCCGCAGTACAAGTCTCCGCGGCTGATGAAGCCGGAGATTTTGGCGTCCACTCGGTTTCGGGCGGGGCTGAAGAAGATTCCAGGTGCCACCGTCGAGGAAGCCGGCAAGATGCTCGACGAGTTGGCCACCGGATGGAGCCGGGTGTCGGTCGACCTGGTTTCCGTTCTCGCCAGGGCGATTTGCCGCGGATTCGAACCCGAGATCGACTACGACGCGTTTCAGATCGCCGCGATGCGCACCGGGCTGGAACTCCATCCGGCGGTGCTGCTGTTCTCACACCGGTCCTACATCGACGGCGCGGTGGTGCCGGTCGCGATGCAGGAGAACCGGTTGCCGCCGGTGCACGTGTTCGCCGGTATCAACCTGTCGTTCGGATTGATGGGCCCGCTGCTGCGCCGCTCCGGCGTCATCTTCATCCGGCGCGATATCGCCGACAATCCGCTCTACAAATACGTTCTGCGCGAGTACGTCGGCTACATCGTCGAGAAGCGGTTCAACCTCAGCTGGTCCATCGAGGGCACTCGCTCGCGCACCGGCAAGATGCTGCCGCCCAAGCTCGGCCTGATGTCCTATGTGGCCAACGCGTATCTGGACGGCCGCAGCGAAGATATTCTGCTGCAACCGGTTTCGATCGGCTTCGACCAGCTGCACGAGACCGCCGAATACGCGGCCTACGCCCGCGGCGGAGAGAAGACGCCCGAGGGCGTGCTGTGGCTGTACAACTTCATCAAGGCACAGGGCGAGCGCAACTACGGCAAGATTTACGTCCGCTTCCCCGAGGCGGTCTCGATGCGCCAGTACCTCGGTCCGCCGCATGGCCCGCTGGCCCAAGATGACGACGCCAAACGTCTTGCGCTGCAGAAGATGTCGTTCGAAGTTGCATGGCGGATCCTGCGCGCGACACCGGTGACGGCGACGGGTCTGGTGTGCGCACTGCTGCTCACCACCCGCGGCGCGGCGCTGACGCTCGACCAACTTCACCACACCTTGCAGGACTCATTGGATTACCTGGAGCGCAAGAACACCCCGGTGTCCAACAGTGCGTTGCGGCTGCGCACCCGCGACGGTGTGCGCGCGGCGGTCGACGCATTGTCCAACGGGCACCCGATCACTCGCGTCGACAGTGGCCGCGAACCGGTGTGGCTGATCGCGCCCGACAAGGAGCACGCCGCGGCGTTCTACCGGAATTCGGTCATCCACGCCTTCCTGGAGACCTCAATCGTCGAACTCGCTTTGGCGCATGCCCGGCACACCGAAGGCGACCGCATGGAAGCCTTCTGGTCTCAGGCGATGCGGCTGCGCGATCTGCTCAAATTCGACTTCTACTTCGCCGATTCGACGGCCTTCCGCGACAACATTGCCGAAGAGATGGCATGGCATGACGATTGGGAGGCTCACGTCGCGACCGGCGGCGCCGCGATCGATGCGCTGCTCTTCGCCAAGCGGCCGTTGATGTCCGACGCGATGCTTCGGGTGTTCTTCGAGGCCTACGAGATCGTCGCCGACGTCTTGCGTGATGCGCCCGCCGACGTCGGCCAAAAGGAACTCACCGAGTCCGCACTCGGGGTCGGCCAGCAGTACGTCGCGCAGACCCGGGTACGCAGCAGCGAGTCGGTGTCGACCCTGCTATTTGCCACCGCGCGTCAGGTCGTCGCCGATCAGGATCTGATCGCGGCCGCCCCGGATCTGGCCGAGCGCCGAATCGCCTTCCGGCGGGAACTGCGGGCGATCCTGCGGGATTTCGGCTACGTCGAGCACATCGCCCGCAACCAATTCGTGGCCCGCGAATTCCAGGCACGTGAGGAGCGCATCGCTCGCCCGGCCGGGTAG
- the ettA gene encoding energy-dependent translational throttle protein EttA: MAEFIYTMKKVRKAHGDKVILDDVTLSFFPGAKIGVVGPNGAGKSSVLRIMAGLDKPNNGDAFLANDATVGILQQEPPLNEEKTVRGNVEEGLGEIKVKLDRFNEVAELMATDYSDELMEEMGRLQEELDHADAWDLDSQLEQAMDALRCPPPDEPVTNLSGGERRRVALCKLLLSKPDLLLLDEPTNHLDAESVQWLEQHLASYAGAILAVTHDRYFLDNVAEWILELDRGRAYPYEGNYSTYLEKKAERIAVQGRKDAKLQKRLQEELAWVRSGAKARQAKSKARLQRYEEMAAEAEKTRKLDFEEIQIPVGPRLGNVVVEVDHLDKGYDGRTLIKDLSFTLPRNGIVGVIGPNGVGKTTLFKTIVGLEEPDSGTVKVGETVKLSYVDQSRAGIDPKKTVWEVVSDGLDHIVVGQSEVPSRAYVSAFGFKGPDQQKPAGVLSGGERNRLNLALTLKQGGNLILLDEPTNDLDVETLGSLENALEQFPGCAVVISHDRWFLDRTCTHILAWEGDDDNEAKWFWFEGNFGAYEENKVERLGAEAARPHRVTHRKLTRD; encoded by the coding sequence ATGGCTGAGTTCATCTACACGATGAAAAAGGTCCGCAAGGCGCACGGCGACAAGGTGATCCTGGATGACGTCACGCTGAGCTTCTTCCCGGGCGCCAAGATCGGTGTCGTCGGGCCTAACGGCGCCGGCAAGTCGAGCGTCTTGCGGATCATGGCCGGACTGGACAAGCCGAACAACGGCGACGCGTTCCTGGCCAACGATGCCACGGTCGGCATCCTGCAACAGGAGCCGCCGTTGAACGAGGAGAAGACCGTTCGCGGCAACGTGGAGGAGGGCTTGGGCGAGATCAAGGTCAAGCTCGACCGCTTCAACGAGGTCGCCGAGCTGATGGCCACCGACTACTCCGACGAGCTGATGGAGGAGATGGGCCGGCTGCAAGAGGAGCTGGACCATGCCGATGCGTGGGACCTCGACTCGCAGCTGGAGCAGGCGATGGACGCCCTGCGCTGCCCGCCGCCCGACGAGCCGGTGACCAACCTGTCCGGTGGTGAGCGCCGCCGGGTTGCGCTGTGCAAACTGCTGCTGTCCAAGCCCGATCTGCTGCTGCTCGACGAGCCGACCAACCACCTCGACGCCGAGAGCGTGCAGTGGCTCGAACAGCATCTGGCCAGCTATGCCGGCGCGATCCTGGCCGTCACCCACGACCGCTACTTCCTGGACAACGTCGCCGAATGGATCCTGGAACTCGACCGCGGCCGCGCCTATCCCTACGAGGGCAACTACTCGACCTACCTGGAGAAGAAGGCCGAGCGGATCGCGGTTCAGGGTCGCAAGGACGCCAAGCTGCAGAAGCGGCTGCAAGAGGAACTGGCCTGGGTGCGCTCGGGCGCCAAGGCGCGCCAGGCCAAAAGCAAGGCCCGCCTGCAGCGCTACGAAGAAATGGCCGCCGAGGCGGAAAAGACGCGCAAGCTCGACTTCGAGGAGATCCAGATCCCGGTCGGGCCGCGGCTGGGCAATGTAGTGGTCGAGGTCGACCACCTGGACAAGGGCTACGACGGACGCACCCTGATCAAGGATCTGTCATTCACCTTGCCCCGCAACGGCATCGTCGGCGTCATCGGTCCCAACGGCGTCGGTAAGACCACGCTGTTCAAAACGATCGTCGGTCTCGAGGAGCCGGACAGCGGCACGGTGAAGGTCGGCGAGACCGTCAAGCTGAGTTACGTCGATCAGAGCCGCGCCGGCATCGATCCGAAGAAAACCGTCTGGGAAGTCGTCTCCGACGGGCTGGACCACATTGTCGTCGGCCAGAGCGAAGTGCCGTCGCGGGCGTACGTGTCGGCGTTCGGATTCAAGGGCCCCGATCAGCAGAAGCCGGCGGGTGTGCTGTCCGGTGGTGAGCGCAACCGGCTCAACCTCGCGCTGACGCTGAAGCAGGGCGGAAACCTGATCCTGCTCGACGAGCCGACCAACGACCTCGACGTCGAAACGTTGGGTTCGCTGGAGAACGCCCTCGAACAATTTCCCGGCTGCGCGGTGGTGATTTCGCACGACCGCTGGTTCCTCGACCGCACCTGCACGCACATCCTGGCTTGGGAGGGCGACGATGACAACGAGGCCAAATGGTTCTGGTTCGAAGGCAACTTCGGCGCATACGAGGAAAACAAGGTCGAACGACTCGGAGCCGAAGCCGCCAGGCCGCACCGGGTGACGCACCGCAAGCTGACGCGGGACTAG